A stretch of DNA from Cryptomeria japonica chromosome 4, Sugi_1.0, whole genome shotgun sequence:
ctctaaGTTGTTCACAAGTTATCCtaacaaaacaaacctattagattgtTGTTTAATCCCTTTTGAGAGGAAGTTCAAATTTTATCATCAAtaatttgaatagtttgaactaaATAAAGATTAAATATTTAGGGTTTCATTCAATAGGGATCTACTAAAAGTGGTTTACATTTTTTAATGTTGAGTTTAATTAATTATATGTTTAAAATGTCAATATTacatataaattttattattatttttggtaaTTAGAGGGATTTTTAACATAAATATCATATTTTGTTTCATTGTTGCTTTCCTTGGTTGTATTGATGCTTCTATTTCTGTTTGTAGTTGAGCCCCTTGTGTTGGTGTCTAATTTTTTGGAGGTTTATGGGTGTTTTTGGTTggatattgctactactaggatatgttgttgtcattgatgtcaacatattcctatgtttcggTGTTGTAGAAAGTTGTTTGGTGATCCGGTGACTGcagagagttgatctggttggtttatctatttgggatgttgaatcaactagagatacttcaatatttattgattccatgattctATGTGGTGTTTTGATTGAGTTGTGGATTTCAGTATTAACATtagttttcagtgttcagtgttgcagtgttctggtgatTGATCCATTGTGCTTCAGTATGAccatatctttagttgtggatttgggagagtgttttggatgttcatgtgtatcttcacttTCAgacggttcatgatttggtgctccacaagtgagctttctagtttgaattgttgatattaagtgttcttgagtattagtgtttgatcgatgaagatttggataagtggtgttggtgcagctattacagatggttctaatgttcttgttggtttttcctaatcgtgtcctattttttttggtagtctccattgatcattgtgtgcattcttgaagatcttttgggtctagtgatattcttcatgttatgcaatattttcgatgtagtgtgttgtggttgatcttggtgatatttctggtggtgttgtgtgttcaaagatttgatttgggtccatgatatgtcatctatggcattgtGTCGGTCCGGTGGTCTATTTGTgtatcatttgatgtaattttgtaattgggtaTTGAGGGTTtgagttgaccttgtagtcaaggttgatgaattgtataaatgggtgttagattcatgtaattcatGTGtggtggttgtgtctgcattatcagagattggtttatgtgcacATAAGTGAAATTATCTTttgatgtggtgtattgagcagtgATTGTTGaagggaagacaaatgtgcttaactagaactatcatcaagcattaggagatgctattcttccagttcatcttaaccagattgtagttcaaatattattgtaaggtagtgaaccttccctaagggttggatccttctgggtcattgtattttgagtagtgtgcctgaatgcatgtgcattccccattataatatttacacatactactacagagtatcatcttattgtgggtaggttcctagcGTGGTTTTTcacttaactgagttttccacatcaaaatctcaatgttatgtgtgttgttgttattgtgttcgtCTTTGTTATTGCTGCAATTGATtatatctgagattgtgcttaatttgtcttATCCGACCATAAAAActtattcatccccccccctcagttttccttcattgttgttgccatcaTTTCCGGTGTTTCGACTGGCCTTGTTTCTTGGCCTCTCTTCCTTGGTCCCATTGCTTGGTGTGGACTCCCATCCTCTACTCTTGGTGCACAATCTTCTATTATCATTGTGGGTTGGATGATGTGTTTGGTGCTGGATGTTCTTTCCTCTGCTTCATGGTGGATATTCCTGAGCTATTTGCCTATAGTGAGGTTCATTTTTGCTCCCCTGTTTTGGATTGTCTAGTTGCTATTAAGGGCCCAGTTGTGTTTTCTTCTTCCCCCAAATTCTTCACCCAATTTGGGTATTGGTGTAGGCTTCTATAGGCTATGGTGTAGGCTTCTATAGGCTACGGTGTTGTCTATTGGTTTGAAGTTGTTTGGTATTTTGTTTTTATTGTGCTTGGATTCTGAGGGAACTTGGGATCCTCTTCCCCATTTTGTGCCTTTGTTCTATCACTTTCCTCCCCTCTGGAGACCCATTTTGAGGTGGGGTTGCCTCACTGTGGGTTTGGGGTTTATGTGTTTGTGGGCTAAGCTCAGTTTTAAGAAAGATTCAATCTTTCTTTTGGTGATGGTCTAATGTTGTCAGTGGTGGGCAGGAGGTGGGGAAGTGTTGAGGGTTGGTTACCCTATGGGGGCTTAACCAAAGCGGGCCCTTCTTCCTTCCTACTTGTCGCTATGTTTGGTCCACATCTTCATCTTAAGCAGTCACTCATTCCTCGTACCTTTTCTTCTATTCTTGTTGGCCCTCACCCTTTTGTGTGTCCTGCCCAGAATATTGCACATGATGGGGTTTTGGTGCTCTTTTATTCTGTGAGCAACAATCCTATCAAGACCACATTGTTTTGTTTGCAAGGATTCCCACCAGCAAAAGGTTTAGGGGGTTTCAAGGTTGTGGGATGCCTTTCAAAACCTGCAGAGTGTTGCTTGTTACATTGGCTTCATTGTGGTAAGCAAAGGGCTTgcttatgttaggattcccaaagatactgagaggggggggttgaatcggtatctgaccggttatataattttctcaacttataacatgaaaaacatattaaaactgcgtaccggtaaaccagaaataatgcagcaaataagaataacaaccaaaacatgaaaagcacaccataacacaatatttaacttactggccaataagagaatattactgcttataataggggcctgcacatgcaggaaggccaagtgcctaaagctcactgctcaattaccaaagaagtcacactgacttaaaaaaatggattacacaaatccaatgtcttgtactgcttcagatcagcatatgctatgccagatttagtatcggtttcagctctgctacatacataaacccttaacctaataattcgcacattaggtctgctatattcctttcatcaattgcctattaaatgatctacaatgatctcatacatatatgagtgtatgagatcattttacaatatgccatgtcggcttataaaatattttacaattaattacaaaatatgtttatacaaaattgttgtcgactAAGATGttggttggtgcaggagcacctagttgagtaaaactctcattttttattattttatgcttacatgtttgtaatgtcttgtgttaggttgataaaaaaaatttaggttgttatgtgtcttgttttgtggttttgatctcattttgggctcaagagatcaagttttgcctttcaggctttgagttgacaattttttggcaaaaatgtgcaaaattgccaaaaaggtcttctaatgctttccaaagcattgaaacatgtttgataaaaaaatttaagcATATtaaagttgtttagacaagttgataaggttagagtgtcaaaaatgtcttttggagcaagaaatgttgtcttttggcttgcaaaagttgtcaaagttgtcattttttggtTTTTCAAGCAAAAtgcagttgtggaagcctcatgtccgtaCAGGGCTTGGTAACTAATTATAAATTCtataaaaaggcctcccttttctTGAAGAAAGGTTGGTGATTTTATGAGCAAGAGTTTCCTAATAAAAATCATGACATTTTGGCTTTATTCACTGGTTTTTCCTCCTTTGGTTTAACAGTCCATACTGTAGCTTCATAGTCTATACTGTACCTTTGGGAAAGTGTGTATAATATTTgtacaattatttctaattgattattattctggttttctttggcaGTTTGTTTGTACAAAATAATTTTCaattgtgtgctcactgccctgttaaGAGTTTGGAGTGGGAAtatgccacaacttgactaatccaggtctgggatcccacaaaaatggatttagtcaagttggaatTCATGTATATAGTGTACATTTTCTCTACTTTAtgccaaaagtgtggttggaagaaggacttgagtgaatactaggcaagtattgattacttggctagtagcatgatcaaaaactcaagatttgcacccaaaagaaatttggagtgaacaaatgtatgaggtAGAGGTTTGGACATATGGCCAAGAGTGTTGAGCATCATCTTGGTCTGTTAGAATAGCTTATTCTTATTGAACATTGtcattttgtaaacaaaacagtgagttcactatttttatgAATTGTGTTGCCAAattgctcaaggaatgcttcaaaagcataatccaagccttgcaactatgaaggctatgtaataggaGATTTCACAAGTGTTTGCAGACCTCTTTGAGGTGTATTTCTAGTTCCACTTCCTTTGTTGTGTAGGTCCAAAGGTGTAATAACTGCTGACTAGTAAAAGGGCAGCATTTTGATTGTGACAGTGACAATTTTACTATTTTTCTCAGTGGCTTGCCAAGTGTAAATGGCATAATGCTTGTTAATCAAAGCCAGGGGAAGTTTTAATTTGCTATGGTAGAGGTCTCCTGTCAGTgtgggattttgaatcaagcttgGTGAAAGGAATCCATGGTGGAAGCatccaaaccctcactaaaccctatgTTTAAGCCTAAATTTGTGGACAGTCACTAAACCAGGTTGAGGGAGCCTAAAACCATAAAAATCTCTTTGCTAAGACCTATTCTACACTATCCAAAACATCTTccatggtcaagaagcccatcattgggcaaggtaagcaaaatttggccaattaggcctccacgggctagtagcccttttgactacATAACACACACCTTAGAAGAACCCAATTGCAAGGAGGGCTTGAGGACTCATGGAGCTTTGTGAGGTCATCCTAAAACAGTGTATCAAATGACAAATAGGACCTTGGACAGTGCTTAGCTTCAGTTGGAACTTTTGCCCtttggttggtgagttgagtaagccaaaGGCTATGGGTCTTAAACCAAGTATGATCATCAAACCTTGAGAAAATCTTGCTGCTCTACATGTCCATGTTGGAGTCACCTAATGCACTCTGAAACAGTGTGTTGAATGCCAAAAGAACAGGGTTTGAGAATGAGTAGTTTGGTGGAGTGAGCAATTGAGGAAAGTTTGAGTAAGGGTGTGGGCTTTCACCAAGAAGGGAGGTTGAgggtgaagacttgtagagagacctgCCAAGTATAACTAAACTTGTTTTTGGAAACATCAAGAGCAGACACAAACAAtacctcttgtttccttttatggccttttgactcaaattggccTTTTTGAGCAATTACCTAGTAACCTCCATATcaccggtattcttccttttcggtgtcggtgttctgtatgccagtgtagagtctgtcggtgtcggtgcctgtcagtatcacatgattgtaaggttgccatcaatgaaaatatcttcaatcacctacaatttctcattggagtgtgcatttgccaacagtctaAGAGATGGTTCAAGGTGCCCCTAAATCCTTTTGTTTCTGATCagataatttattttttcttggGAACCTGTTCCCGATAGTTTGATGCCCCAATCAAAAGCATGTTTCAAAGAAGGGTTGTcctttttttgttttggttgttcTCAGTGGTCTCACTACTTGTGAATTTCTCTTGTGTGCTTGTTTGACATTTATGTATTGATAACAGGCCTATCCCGTCTTTAATCTAAACAAAACATAAATATCTTATTCTTGTAGTTTTATCATctaaaatatattttctttaattgattttaatttcaTAATTTCTCATTGTTCACATTATATTAATTTCTACTAAATTGTGCCCCAAAAAATCACTGCTAAAAAATGTGTAGAATCTTACTCATGCATCACAAACATGTCTACAAAAGGTTGACATCAACTACAAGTAATAAATGTAAATGATCAATgagatataaaatataattattttatgtagaCAATTATTTTATTGAAGACTATGCTTATGATCAACAATAATTTTAGATGTTACTTATACATAACAAAAAATAAACTACCTTAATGTATCAAAATATTTGTGAATTACACAAATTTTTAATATTCATATATATTGACTACACTTCCTTTTCTACTCTAACTCTATACTAATTGTTGTTGTACAACCATCTAGCTAATGTTCAACGTCCTCAATTCTATTTTCAATAAAAATGAATGTTCAAAATGTTGATTGGCATTAGATTGAAAATTGCTATAATGACTCGTGTCAAGGCTCATCACGTAATGTTGTATCAACCCTTGCACATGATATCATTCGTGCCAAGACACAATACCTAGCATTCCTTTAAGATCTATAAATGATTATTAATGATTAGTACACATTTATGATGTTCAACTATTTTTTATTAAAGCACTTATAAATCCAATTATAGATcccttataaaatttattattacaatttcttttgattgaaaaaaatcaaaataatgaaaaaaagaaaagatgaaacatTGAGTTCCCCTACTCTAGAATTCCATAACATACTAACATAAGACACCATTCAACTTGCTCAACATAAGACAATAATAAGTCCCAGCCTTCCATTCACATCCTAATGGAAATGCTAGGAGCACGCTAACCTTACAAGCACGGTATATTTCTCTAAATTTCTACGTGATGAGCTAAGTAcagttaatttttttgtgtcaaaaGGTGATGCATTGGCTTGCTGGTCTCCTAAGCATGTGCGTTTGATTTTTTGTGATTCACCAGGTGGGTCCATTGACTCTATGGTCTTCCAGATAAGAGTGTTTAAATTTATGTGGGGCTGGTGTATTGACTTAATGATCCTACGGTAGGTCAACAGCCATAGATAGCCAGTACATTGACTCCGAGTTCTCGAAACAGGTATTGTTGCTTAAGGAATACAAGTTATTTAAATGGTCTTCCTAAGCACATTCAACCACAGAAGTTACAAGAGTTTACATAGTACCAAGATGATTATTCTCCTTGCTAAAATGTTGATGAGTCTTTGAGCCACCACTTCCCCCAGTCGGAGAGTTATGTTTGTGTCTTCAGCCTCTCTATGTTTGTGTTTCTGTGGAGTAGCTTTGCTGCTCACCAGTGCCTACGGGCTTTCTGGAGAAGGTGACATACTTTTGCAAATAAAAGAGTCGCTACATGGTGGTGAAACTAGAGATTTTCTGCCAGACTGGTCCAACGCTTCTGCTTCATCTGATTTCTGTAAGTGGCAAGGCGTCAAGTGCAGATCAACATCAACATCACGTAACGTCATTTCACTCGCTCTTCCCAGCCGAAACCTATCCGGTCATCTTTCTTCAATGATTGGGAAGCTAAGCCGATTGGAGGAGCTCGACCTTTCTAGTAGCGGATTATATGGACATATTCCTCCCGAATTGGGTAATTGCACCCGCCTTCAGCACCTCAATCTCTACAATAACTTTTTCAGTGGTGTCATCCCATCAACATTGGTCAACTGCAGCTTGCTTACTTTTCTTGACCTTAGTTCAAATAATATATCTGGTTTCATTCTTCCAGAGCTGGGGGAGTTGTCAAATCTGTCCGAGCTTCATTTATATGGTAACAATCTCTCTGGACCAGTGCCTGCCTGTCTTGGTAAGCTTGCAAATCTTCAAGAATTAAGGGTAGGGTATAGTAACCGCTTTACGAGCTCCTTACCGCCTGAAATCGGTAACTGCTCAAAGCTCACGTTTATCAGCTTTGCCTCCTCCGATCTGAAAGGTACAATCCCATGGGAAATCGGCAAATTGCAAAAGCTGGAAGAGCTATATCTTTTTGATAATCAATTGAATGGCTTTATCCCTTCAAGCATTGGGAATTGCAGGGCGCTGGAAAAGTTTGCTGTTTACGAAAACAATATACAAGGATCCATTCCAAGAGAGTTCGGCCGTCTCCGGCGCCTCCAATTTTTGTGGGTGTACACGAATCTTCTTTCAGGGGATCTTCCCGCTGAATTGGGCAACATGTCAATGCTGCAAGAGATGGACATGAGTTTCAACAATCTCGTTGGAAGTCTACCGGAGGAAATTGGTAAGTTGAAAAGTTTGAATTATGTAGATCTTTCCAACAATAATCTTTCTGGGAGGATTCCTGCATCCTTCGGGAAACTTTCAAGCTTAGAAACATTAAATTTGCAAGGAAACCGATTCAACGGCACCTTGCCGGAAGAAATTGGTTTTCTTCCAAATTTGACAGTACTGTCCATTAGTAGGAACAGATTGGAAGGTCAGTTGCCTACATCCCTCGGAAATTTCAGTAACCTGAGCTTCCTAGATGCCTATTCCAATCGACTAAGCGGGGAATATCCTCCTGGAATATGTAGGGCTAAGCAACTAAGAATTCTCATTCTTTTCGACAATCTTTTAGTAGGAAATATCTCCTCGCTTTTGAAGGATTGCGTTTCATTGAAAAGAGTTCGGCTTCAAAATAACTACTTTACAGGCCATATACCTTCAGATATCTCAAAATTGTCTGGTCTGGCTTACCTGGAGCTGTCCTTCAACAGACTTCATGGAGGAATACCTGCCGAGGTAGGCCAACTCAAGAACCTCACTAATCTCATTCTTTGCGGCAATTACTTAACTGGACCTATTCCTCCTCAAATTGGAGATCTTACAATCCTGGGCAGGCTCAATTTGAGCAACAACAAACTCAGTGGAAATATTCCTTTGCAA
This window harbors:
- the LOC131069004 gene encoding probable leucine-rich repeat receptor-like protein kinase At5g63930, producing MFVSSASLCLCFCGVALLLTSAYGLSGEGDILLQIKESLHGGETRDFLPDWSNASASSDFCKWQGVKCRSTSTSRNVISLALPSRNLSGHLSSMIGKLSRLEELDLSSSGLYGHIPPELGNCTRLQHLNLYNNFFSGVIPSTLVNCSLLTFLDLSSNNISGFILPELGELSNLSELHLYGNNLSGPVPACLGKLANLQELRVGYSNRFTSSLPPEIGNCSKLTFISFASSDLKGTIPWEIGKLQKLEELYLFDNQLNGFIPSSIGNCRALEKFAVYENNIQGSIPREFGRLRRLQFLWVYTNLLSGDLPAELGNMSMLQEMDMSFNNLVGSLPEEIGKLKSLNYVDLSNNNLSGRIPASFGKLSSLETLNLQGNRFNGTLPEEIGFLPNLTVLSISRNRLEGQLPTSLGNFSNLSFLDAYSNRLSGEYPPGICRAKQLRILILFDNLLVGNISSLLKDCVSLKRVRLQNNYFTGHIPSDISKLSGLAYLELSFNRLHGGIPAEVGQLKNLTNLILCGNYLTGPIPPQIGDLTILGRLNLSNNKLSGNIPLQVGNLKSLEYLDLSRNSLEGVIPQFFGNNFSDLLILKLSSNNLSGSIPASLGGCSSLIELDLSRNRLEKSIPREIGNLVHLSTGLDLSWNRLSGSLPPEIGNLLLLESLDVSYNQLSGQIPPSLSGLGILSKFNFSFNQFNGRIPPLKALSKSTASAFDGNEALCGPPTSNSCLESSNNNTSNNKSLGRGSLVGIVIAGLAVVTLVIIGVVCYRSKVTAQGEELNEEEDTLNGSFRKVEVDVAGGYKHRITYQEILNATEEFSDNYLIGSGSFGRVYKVLLSEAEKSLAIAAKVLRLQEEGKSNLMREIEALKFVRHRNIVRFFGFVNGGNINMDILLFQYMAKGSLVEALRSQKLEWKIRLNIGLGVAQALKYLHHDCTPPIVHRDLKSANILLDDEYVAHVADFGLAKLVYSEGQSSSSSVYAGSPGYMAPECGYGVRSSPKQDVFSFGVVLLELVTGKAAIVDEEGGGGESRSLAEWATIMKKKDGHVVINAELLNDYEKWGNEIEKVIEIALLCTQQSPRERPSMQKVVDLLSPPSPVVLQYLSM